In Triticum aestivum cultivar Chinese Spring chromosome 5B, IWGSC CS RefSeq v2.1, whole genome shotgun sequence, the following proteins share a genomic window:
- the LOC123115930 gene encoding protein PSK SIMULATOR 1, producing MVSGSKSPNKEGWVHGGHDLPLSFSYVSSNNDDFSGSYQTNESDRHSANRKLSTSVFECSSHDVLENAPETTLGAAALASHSANLVVFAEKLAISPRHICPDERDALYGMLTDSIRASLRARLRPPSSAARKKGTPCDRVLAAGWADTVQGILGWLAPVAHNTVRWRSERSFEQRNVGSGTSVLLLQTLHFADRDKTEDAIIELLVGLNYLWRYGTQLSAKPKLESVGGDVYHDRADYIG from the coding sequence ATGGTCAGCGGGAGCAAGTCTCCGAACAAGGAGGGGTGGGTCCACGGCGGCCATGATCTCCCACTGAGCTTCAGCTACGTCTCATCCAACAACGACGATTTCAGTGGCAGTTACCAGACCAACGAGAGTGATCGTCACAGCGCCAACAGGAAGCTCTCCACTTCGGTGTTCGAGTGCTCGTCGCACGACGTGCTGGAAAACGCACCGGAGACGACCCTCGGCGCAGCCGCCCTGGCATCGCACTCCGCGAACCTCGTCGTCTTCGCCGAGAAGCTCGCCATCTCGCCCCGGCACATCTGCCCCGACGAGAGGGATGCGCTGTACGGCATGCTGACTGACAGTATCCGGGCGTCCCTCCGAGCACGCCTAAGGCCGCCGTCGTCCGCAGCTCGGAAGAAGGGCACGCCCTGCGATCGCGTCCTGGCCGCCGGGTGGGCTGACACGGTGCAGGGGATCCTCGGATGGCTAGCACCGGTCGCCCACAACACTGTGCGGTGGCGGTCCGAGAGGAGCTTCGAGCAGCGGAACGTCGGCTCCGGCACGAGCGTTCTGCTCCTGCAGACGCTGCACTTCGCTGACCGGGACAAGACCGAAGATGCCATCATCGAGCTGCTTGTTGGGCTGAATTACCTGTGGAGATACGGGACTCAGCTCTCCGCAAAGCCAAAATT